The following coding sequences lie in one Hydrogenophaga sp. PBL-H3 genomic window:
- a CDS encoding ribonuclease P protein component: MAGAPVAKTPHFALHRAVLDVHVEGKPLFPVADAWLGVLLPKRWARRAVTRNAIRRQIYEVARHQPVSLPQAAWVVRLRSEFSRKQFVSATSDALKRAVRAELEQLLSRAMLPKVAAPLEARDVV; encoded by the coding sequence ATGGCTGGAGCGCCCGTGGCCAAGACTCCCCACTTCGCCTTGCACCGCGCTGTCCTTGATGTTCACGTCGAGGGCAAGCCGTTGTTTCCTGTGGCCGATGCGTGGCTGGGTGTCCTGCTGCCCAAACGCTGGGCGCGTCGGGCCGTCACGCGCAACGCCATCCGTCGCCAGATTTACGAAGTGGCACGGCACCAGCCGGTTTCCTTGCCGCAGGCTGCCTGGGTGGTGCGTTTGCGCAGCGAGTTCAGTCGCAAGCAATTTGTGAGTGCCACGTCGGATGCGCTCAAGCGCGCCGTGCGCGCTGAGCTGGAGCAGCTGTTGTCTCGCGCCATGCTGCCGAAAGTCGCTGCGCCGCTGGAGGCCCGTGATGTGGTCTGA